In Felis catus isolate Fca126 chromosome A2, F.catus_Fca126_mat1.0, whole genome shotgun sequence, the following proteins share a genomic window:
- the LOC111557140 gene encoding olfactory receptor 7A17-like, giving the protein MFIIEKISHAIFLFPGSHLQHMEPGNDTQISEFFLLGFSEEPALQPLIFGLFLSMYLITVFGNLLILLAVSSDSHLHTPMYFFLANLSFSDICFISTTVPKMLWNIRTQSKVITYAGCITQMYFFIHFAGLEFFLLTVMAYDRFVAICHPLHYTVIMNPRLCGLLVLVSWIMCVLNSLLQSLMMLWLSFCTHLHVPHFFCELNEMLQLACSDTFLNDMVIYLTAVLLGGASLAGVLYSYSKIVSSIRRISSAQGKYKAFSTCASHLSVVSLFFCTSLGVYLSSAATQSSLSSVTASVMYTVVTPMLNPFIYSLRNRDIKRALKRIVGVPAM; this is encoded by the coding sequence ATGTTCATTATTGAGAAAATTAGTCATGCTATTTTTTTGTTCCCTGGTAGTCACCTCCAGCACATGGAACCAGGAAATGATacacaaatttcagaattttttcttctgggattttcAGAGGAACCAGCATTACAGCCCCTCATATTTGGGCTTTTCCTCTCCATGTACCTGATAACTGTGTTTGGGAACCTGCTCATCCTCCTGGCCGTCAGCTCTGACTCCCACCTCCACacgcccatgtacttcttcctggccaACCTGTCCTTTTCGGACATCTGCTTCATCTCCACCACTGTCCCGAAGATGCTCTGGAACATCCGGACTCAGAGCAAAGTCATAACCTATGCAGGCTGCATCACACAGATGTATTTTTTCATACACTTTGCAGGATTAGAATTCTTTCTTCTGActgtgatggcctatgaccgcttcGTGGCCATCTGTCACCCCCTACACTACACGGTCATCATGAACCCCCGGCTCTGTGGGCTGCTTGTTCTGGTGTCCTGGATCATGTGTGTCCTGAATTCCTTGTTACAAAGTTTAATGATGTTGTGGCTGTCCTTCTGTACACACTTGCATGTCCCCCACTTTTTTTGTGAACTCAATGAGATGCTCCAGCTTGCCTGTTCTGACACCTTTCTTAATGACATGGTGATATATCTTACAGCTGTGCTGCTGGGTGGTGCTTCCCTGGCTGGGGTCCTGTACTCTTATTCTAAGATAGTTTCCTCCATACGTAGGATCTCATCAGCTCAGGGCAAGTATAAAGCATTTTCCACCTGTGCGTCTCACCTCTCCGTTGTCTCCTTATTTTTTTGTACAAGCCTAGGAGTGTACCTCAGCTCTGCTGCTACCCAGAGCTCACTCTCAAGTGTCACAGCCTCGGTGATGTACACAGTGGTCACgcccatgctgaaccccttcatctacagcctgaggaacagaGACATAAAGAGGGCTCTGAAGAGAATCGTTGGGGTTCCAGCAATGTAA